One window from the genome of Oncorhynchus gorbuscha isolate QuinsamMale2020 ecotype Even-year unplaced genomic scaffold, OgorEven_v1.0 Un_scaffold_1868, whole genome shotgun sequence encodes:
- the LOC124024462 gene encoding fatty acid-binding protein, adipocyte-like: MVEAFVGTWKMTSSENFDEYMKAIGVGFATRQMGNMAKPNLQFSIDDGVISMKSQSTFKTTEAKFKLNEEFDEMTADDRKTKTLMTFENGKLVQKQTWDGKTTTLERELQDGKLIAKCVMDDVVALRTYEKEV, translated from the exons ATGGTCGAGGCATTCGTTGGAACTTGGAAGATGACTTCCAGTGAGAATTTTGATGAATATATGAAGGCAATAG GTGTGGGTTTTGCTACTCGGCAGATGGGGAATATGGCGAAGCCCAATTTGCAGTTCAGCATCGACGACGGTGTAATATCAATGAAATCCCAGAGCACTTTCAAAACCACAGAGGCCAAGTTTAAATTGAATGAAGAATTCGACGAGATGACTGCAGATGACAGGAAAACCAAG ACTCTGATGACCTTTGAGAACGGAAAACTGGTGCAGAAACAAACTTGGGACGGCAAGACTACCACGCTCGAGCGGGAGTTGCAAGATGGAAAATTGATTGCG AAATGTGTAATGGATGATGTGGTGGCACTGAGGACCTATGAGAAAGAGGTGTGA
- the LOC124024463 gene encoding fatty acid-binding protein, adipocyte-like has protein sequence MKAIGVGFATRQMGNMAKPNLQFSIDDGVISMKSQSTFKTTEAKFKLNEEFDEMTADDRKTKTLMTFENGKLVQKHTWDGKTTTLERELQDGKLIAKCVMDDVVALRTYEKEV, from the exons ATGAAGGCAATAG GTGTGGGTTTTGCTACTCGGCAGATGGGGAATATGGCGAAGCCCAATTTGCAGTTCAGCATCGACGACGGTGTAATATCAATGAAATCCCAGAGCACTTTCAAAACCACAGAGGCCAAGTTTAAATTGAATGAAGAATTCGACGAGATGACTGCAGATGACAGGAAAACCAAG ACTCTGATGACCTTTGAAAACGGAAAACTGGTGCAGAAACATACTTGGGACGGCAAGACTACCACGCTCGAGCGGGAGTTGCAAGATGGAAAATTGATTGCG AAATGTGTAATGGATGATGTGGTGGCGCTGAGGACCTATGAGAAAGAGGTGTGA
- the LOC124024459 gene encoding fatty acid-binding protein, adipocyte-like isoform X1, which yields MVEAFVGTWKMTSSENFDEYMKAIGVGFATRQMGNMAKPNLQFSIDDGVISMKSQSTFKTTEAKFKLNEEFDEMTADDRKTKTLMTFENGKLVQKQTWDGKTTTLERELQDGKLIAKCVMDDVVALRTYEKEV from the exons ATGGTCGAGGCATTCGTTGGAACTTGGAAGATGACTTCCAGTGAGAATTTTGATGAATATATGAAGGCAATAG GTGTGGGTTTTGCTACTCGGCAGATGGGGAATATGGCGAAGCCCAATTTGCAGTTCAGCATCGACGACGGTGTAATATCAATGAAATCCCAGAGCACTTTCAAAACCACAGAGGCCAAGTTTAAATTGAATGAAGAATTCGACGAGATGACTGCAGATGACAGGAAAACCAAG ACTCTGATGACCTTTGAGAACGGAAAACTGGTGCAGAAACAAACTTGGGACGGCAAGACTACCACGCTCGAGCGGGAGTTGCAAGATGGAAAATTGATTGCG AAATGTGTAATGGATGATGTGGTGGCGCTGAGGACCTATGAGAAAGAGGTGTGA